The Algoriphagus sp. TR-M9 genome has a window encoding:
- a CDS encoding VOC family protein has translation MKTTFIGAVPVLPSQDISRDLKWYEDKFGFVRTFGDHMYAGMRLEEVEVHLQWHADTPDDPLLGGSVVRIFVKNIEPYFESLVIKGILKPEKLRKNTPWGTHEFGLYDLNNNSIFIVEDIDSSAEKTS, from the coding sequence TTGAAAACAACATTCATTGGCGCTGTGCCTGTATTGCCTTCCCAGGATATCTCCAGAGATCTAAAGTGGTATGAGGATAAGTTTGGGTTTGTCAGGACATTTGGTGACCACATGTATGCTGGCATGAGGCTTGAAGAAGTGGAAGTCCACCTTCAGTGGCATGCAGACACTCCGGATGATCCCTTATTGGGCGGATCAGTAGTGCGTATTTTTGTAAAAAACATTGAACCCTACTTTGAATCTCTGGTGATCAAGGGAATCTTAAAACCCGAAAAACTCAGAAAAAACACGCCTTGGGGCACTCATGAATTTGGACTGTATGATCTGAACAACAACTCCATTTTTATTGTAGAAGACATTGATTCCTCCGCTGAAAAAACTTCCTAA
- a CDS encoding sulfatase family protein, which translates to MKYSLLFVFLLISLLSCQEGGQKAIEINYPERPNIVWIVNEDMSPEHLGAYGGTGGKTPVLDSLAKAGMVFTNAFSTAGVCAPSRAALITGAYQTSIGAMHMRTLSFSAAASENYPSDHKSYSAVIPAGMKGFPEYLRMAGYYTSNNVKQDYQFEAPGTLWDESSRTAHWRNREDLDQPFFSIFNYTTTHESQVWARENEELLVDPADVTVPPVYPDDSITRRTLARFITNVMRFDQQVGELLQQLKDDGLYENTIIFYYSDHGDGMPYYKRELYDRGLRVPLFVKAPFLEPGTVNEQLVSFVDFGPTVLSLAGVKIPNNMQGRAFLGNQKTEPRKYIYAARDRMDSEVDRVRAVSDGRYKYIKNYMPEKPNYQNIRYRLSNPLMVHLLELHEQGDLDANQERWFDESKPDEELYDTQSDPFEFNNLAENPEYTEKLTELRNAHQKWLEEYGDLGAVPEMEMVYEWWGNQEQAPMTDPAEVRYEEGKVSLSSATEGASIGFKKRASDAWSVYQFAFEMDAGDSLYILAHRIGYQPSEAGMVLED; encoded by the coding sequence ATGAAATATTCCCTGCTCTTTGTATTTCTTCTAATTAGTTTGCTGTCATGCCAAGAGGGCGGTCAAAAGGCCATAGAAATCAATTACCCTGAGCGTCCAAATATAGTTTGGATCGTAAATGAAGACATGTCTCCTGAGCACCTGGGAGCTTATGGTGGGACTGGAGGTAAGACACCGGTTCTAGATTCACTGGCAAAAGCAGGGATGGTTTTTACCAATGCATTTTCCACGGCAGGGGTATGCGCGCCAAGTCGGGCGGCCTTGATTACCGGGGCCTATCAAACTTCTATAGGAGCGATGCATATGAGGACACTTTCTTTTTCTGCGGCTGCATCTGAGAATTATCCTTCGGACCATAAGTCCTACTCCGCAGTGATCCCTGCAGGTATGAAAGGATTTCCGGAATATCTTCGGATGGCGGGATATTATACCAGCAACAATGTCAAGCAAGATTATCAGTTTGAAGCTCCGGGTACCCTGTGGGACGAAAGCAGCCGTACTGCTCATTGGAGAAATAGAGAGGATCTGGATCAGCCGTTCTTCTCTATTTTCAATTATACAACTACTCATGAATCCCAAGTTTGGGCTAGGGAAAATGAAGAGCTGCTAGTAGATCCCGCTGACGTGACAGTGCCGCCGGTGTATCCAGATGATTCTATTACACGGAGGACTTTAGCACGCTTTATTACCAATGTGATGCGCTTTGACCAGCAAGTGGGAGAGTTGCTTCAGCAATTGAAAGATGATGGGCTTTATGAAAACACCATTATTTTCTACTATTCAGATCATGGGGACGGCATGCCCTATTACAAGCGGGAGCTATATGATAGAGGGCTTAGAGTGCCTCTTTTTGTGAAAGCCCCATTTCTTGAGCCAGGAACTGTCAATGAGCAGCTGGTGAGTTTTGTGGATTTTGGACCTACAGTTCTTTCTTTGGCAGGAGTGAAAATCCCCAACAACATGCAGGGGAGGGCATTTTTGGGCAACCAAAAAACCGAGCCAAGAAAATACATCTATGCAGCTCGAGACCGGATGGATTCCGAGGTGGATCGGGTGAGAGCAGTAAGTGATGGAAGATATAAATACATCAAAAACTACATGCCAGAGAAGCCAAATTATCAGAATATCCGCTATAGGCTGAGTAATCCATTGATGGTACACCTGCTGGAGCTGCATGAGCAGGGCGATTTGGATGCAAATCAAGAGCGTTGGTTTGACGAGAGCAAGCCTGATGAGGAACTCTACGATACCCAATCCGATCCATTTGAGTTTAATAATCTTGCCGAAAATCCTGAATACACAGAAAAGCTGACTGAGCTTCGGAATGCCCATCAGAAATGGCTGGAAGAATACGGAGATCTGGGGGCAGTGCCTGAAATGGAAATGGTCTATGAATGGTGGGGGAATCAAGAACAAGCACCAATGACCGATCCTGCGGAGGTAAGGTACGAGGAAGGAAAGGTATCACTCAGCTCTGCGACAGAAGGTGCATCTATTGGTTTTAAGAAAAGAGCATCAGATGCCTGGTCAGTATATCAGTTTGCCTTTGAGATGGATGCAGGTGATTCACTCTACATACTTGCACATAGAATTGGATACCAACCTAGCGAGGCAGGAATGGTATTAGAGGATTAA
- the dnaN gene encoding DNA polymerase III subunit beta, with protein sequence MKFIVSSSALLKQLSAINGVVTTNPVVPILENFLFEIKESTLTITASDLQTSMITEISVEAKEDGNIAVPAKILIDTLKNLPEQPVTFSIDHDTYAVEISSDNGRYRLAGENATDFPKIPTVSNATSVDMSTEVLSSAVSNTIFATSSDELRPAMTGVYINLSSTNTTFVATDGHRLVRYRRVDIASQDAASLIIPRKALNLLKSTLPSENLPVTVEFNQSNAYFKFNNIKMICRLIDERFPDYENVIPAENPNKMTIDRAELLSSLRRIAIYANKTTHQVRLKLTGSELMISAEDLDFSNEANERLSCDHDGEDIEIGFNAKFLVEMLNNLACKEVSLKFSAPNRAGLILPAEQDENEDILMLVMPVMLNNYV encoded by the coding sequence ATGAAATTTATTGTTTCCTCTTCTGCTTTGTTAAAGCAGCTTTCGGCAATCAACGGTGTGGTGACTACCAATCCAGTGGTGCCAATTTTGGAAAACTTTCTTTTTGAGATCAAAGAAAGTACGCTGACCATCACGGCGTCTGATTTGCAGACCTCCATGATCACAGAAATAAGCGTGGAAGCCAAGGAAGATGGAAATATCGCAGTGCCGGCTAAAATTTTGATCGATACACTGAAGAATCTCCCTGAGCAACCAGTGACCTTCAGTATAGATCACGATACCTACGCGGTGGAAATCAGCTCCGATAATGGCCGATATAGACTGGCTGGAGAAAATGCTACTGATTTTCCGAAAATCCCGACGGTAAGTAATGCGACCTCGGTAGATATGTCCACAGAAGTGCTTTCTTCTGCGGTTTCCAATACCATTTTTGCTACCAGTTCAGATGAACTTCGCCCTGCAATGACCGGGGTGTACATCAACCTGAGCTCCACCAATACTACCTTTGTAGCTACAGATGGTCATAGATTGGTGAGATATAGAAGGGTGGATATCGCTTCTCAGGATGCCGCCAGCTTGATCATTCCCCGCAAGGCTTTGAATCTTCTGAAGTCAACTTTGCCTTCTGAAAATCTACCTGTGACTGTAGAGTTCAATCAGTCCAATGCCTATTTCAAGTTCAATAATATCAAAATGATCTGCCGTCTGATTGACGAGCGATTCCCTGATTATGAGAATGTGATTCCAGCAGAGAATCCCAATAAGATGACTATTGATAGAGCTGAGTTGCTTAGCTCTCTACGCCGTATCGCGATTTATGCCAATAAAACTACCCATCAGGTGAGGCTGAAGCTGACCGGAAGTGAGTTGATGATTTCTGCAGAGGACTTAGACTTCTCCAATGAAGCCAATGAGAGACTTTCCTGTGATCACGATGGGGAGGATATTGAAATCGGATTCAATGCTAAGTTTTTGGTAGAAATGCTGAATAACCTCGCTTGCAAGGAGGTGAGCCTGAAGTTTTCTGCACCAAACCGAGCGGGATTGATTTTACCTGCCGAGCAAGACGAAAATGAAGACATCCTGATGCTAGTGATGCCAGTGATGCTGAATAACTACGTATAA
- a CDS encoding VF530 family protein, whose translation METQPNNPLHGVKLADMVEHLVTFYGWEELGERITIRCFTHDPSVKSSLKFLRKTPWARERVEGLYLKSLRDAKKK comes from the coding sequence TTGGAAACCCAACCCAACAACCCCCTTCACGGAGTAAAGCTTGCCGACATGGTCGAGCATCTCGTCACGTTCTACGGATGGGAAGAACTGGGTGAGCGCATTACCATACGCTGCTTCACGCACGATCCTTCCGTGAAGTCAAGTTTAAAATTCCTCCGAAAAACCCCTTGGGCCAGGGAAAGGGTGGAAGGCTTGTATCTGAAGTCGTTGAGGGATGCGAAGAAAAAGTGA
- a CDS encoding VOC family protein → MNQQLGQIALLVPDYDEAIEYYTNTLGFHLIEDTVLSDVKRWVRVAPPGSTCHLLLAKAADELQRNQIGFQAGGRVFLFLYTDNFYRDYHNYRAKGVEFIREPSEEAFGTVSVFKDLYGNLWDFIERK, encoded by the coding sequence ATGAACCAACAGCTCGGACAAATTGCCCTGCTCGTCCCGGATTATGACGAGGCAATCGAATATTACACCAACACCTTAGGATTCCACCTGATTGAGGATACGGTACTCAGCGATGTCAAGCGATGGGTGAGGGTAGCACCTCCCGGCTCCACCTGCCATTTACTTCTGGCCAAAGCTGCCGATGAATTGCAGCGAAACCAAATCGGCTTTCAAGCTGGTGGGAGAGTTTTCCTGTTTTTATACACTGATAATTTCTACCGGGATTACCATAACTATAGGGCAAAGGGAGTAGAGTTTATCAGAGAACCTTCTGAAGAGGCCTTTGGTACAGTTTCTGTCTTTAAGGATTTGTATGGCAATCTTTGGGATTTTATCGAAAGGAAATAA
- a CDS encoding sulfatase family protein — protein sequence MLASPFLVVLLSLFHILHGPAPKADQPNVLFLIADDWSFPHAGVYGDPVVRTPTFDRLAAEGALFTNAYTASPSCSPSRAAVLLGRYPHQNKDGGNLWSEFPAQYPTYVSLLEKAGYFTGSTRKGWGPGDFKISGMEHNPAGKSYEDFKTFLAEKPAEQAFTFWFGSTDPHRVYVPNTGIQAGMPLTGVRVPGFFPDNDCVRNDILDYYFEVERFDRECGQLIKMLEEAGELDNTIIVMTSDNGMPFPRAKANLYDYGTRMPLVIRWPEKVKAGTVIDDFVNFVDFAPSFLEAAGLSPENMSGQSLWPLLAGEKQDRDQVYLERERHANVRKGDLSYPMRAVRDHQFLYIRNMMPERNPAGDPSVHQSVGQFGDVDNSITKFLIMNLQGKAEAGGTDYFELAFGSRPAEELYDVVADPYQLNNLAEDKSYASVKAEMKEKLQKWMEETHDLRATDPRSTYWDEVRYTPEYQLKNFDFQKGIEEYTIKPPFGKYAKAGIPCLDAE from the coding sequence ATGCTTGCATCACCTTTTCTAGTTGTATTGCTTTCACTTTTTCATATCCTTCATGGACCAGCTCCTAAAGCTGACCAACCCAATGTGCTCTTTTTAATTGCCGATGATTGGTCCTTTCCTCATGCCGGGGTATATGGGGATCCCGTAGTTCGTACGCCTACATTTGATCGTTTGGCAGCCGAAGGAGCTTTGTTTACCAATGCCTACACCGCCTCCCCCTCCTGCTCGCCTTCTAGGGCAGCCGTTTTATTGGGAAGGTACCCGCATCAAAATAAAGATGGAGGCAATCTCTGGTCGGAATTCCCAGCTCAGTACCCCACCTATGTGAGTTTACTGGAAAAAGCAGGTTACTTCACAGGTTCTACCCGCAAAGGCTGGGGACCTGGAGATTTCAAAATAAGCGGAATGGAACATAATCCAGCTGGCAAAAGCTATGAGGATTTCAAGACTTTCCTTGCAGAAAAACCCGCCGAGCAAGCCTTCACATTCTGGTTTGGCAGCACAGATCCTCATAGGGTTTATGTGCCAAATACCGGAATTCAGGCTGGAATGCCGCTAACCGGGGTGCGTGTTCCTGGTTTTTTCCCAGACAATGACTGCGTCAGAAATGACATCCTGGATTACTATTTCGAAGTAGAACGCTTCGACAGAGAATGCGGACAGCTGATCAAAATGCTGGAAGAAGCCGGCGAGCTGGATAATACGATCATCGTAATGACCAGTGACAATGGAATGCCCTTTCCACGGGCAAAAGCAAACTTGTACGATTACGGCACACGCATGCCCTTAGTCATCCGCTGGCCTGAAAAGGTGAAAGCTGGAACCGTAATCGATGATTTTGTGAATTTCGTGGATTTCGCACCTAGCTTTTTGGAGGCTGCTGGCTTATCACCGGAAAATATGAGTGGACAGTCGCTATGGCCATTGCTAGCTGGGGAAAAGCAGGACAGAGATCAGGTTTACCTAGAACGAGAACGCCATGCCAATGTGCGCAAAGGTGACCTCTCCTACCCTATGCGAGCAGTCAGAGATCATCAATTCCTATACATCAGAAATATGATGCCTGAGCGAAACCCAGCCGGAGATCCCAGTGTGCACCAGTCGGTAGGTCAATTTGGTGACGTGGATAATTCCATTACCAAATTTCTGATCATGAACCTGCAAGGTAAAGCTGAAGCAGGAGGTACGGATTACTTTGAGTTGGCATTTGGGTCAAGGCCTGCCGAGGAGCTTTACGATGTAGTAGCTGATCCCTACCAATTGAATAATCTGGCTGAGGATAAATCCTACGCCAGCGTAAAAGCAGAAATGAAAGAAAAGCTTCAGAAGTGGATGGAAGAGACCCATGACCTCAGAGCAACTGATCCGAGATCTACATATTGGGACGAGGTACGATATACCCCTGAGTACCAATTGAAGAATTTTGACTTTCAAAAAGGGATAGAAGAATATACTATCAAACCTCCTTTTGGGAAATATGCCAAAGCCGGAATTCCCTGCCTAGATGCAGAGTAA
- a CDS encoding response regulator, with translation MNVEPIKLFLADDDVDDRFFFQDSLRKLPLKTCLTMVNNGVELMTLLNQDNQELPDVIFLDLNMPLKSGFECLAEIMEHEQFKKLPIIIYSTSMDEPLVSALYEKGAFHFIRKPSEYSKLKDVIFKGLSSLDNTPKKPSKENFVIQS, from the coding sequence ATGAATGTAGAACCTATCAAATTATTTTTAGCTGATGACGACGTGGACGATAGATTTTTCTTTCAGGATTCCTTGAGGAAACTTCCTTTGAAAACCTGTCTGACTATGGTAAATAATGGAGTAGAACTCATGACTTTGCTGAACCAGGACAACCAGGAATTGCCCGATGTGATCTTCTTGGATTTGAATATGCCACTGAAATCCGGATTTGAATGCCTGGCAGAAATCATGGAGCACGAGCAATTCAAAAAACTACCCATTATCATCTATTCTACCTCTATGGATGAACCCTTAGTCAGCGCGCTTTATGAAAAAGGTGCCTTTCATTTTATCCGAAAACCATCCGAATACTCCAAGCTAAAGGATGTGATTTTTAAAGGGCTGAGTAGTCTGGATAATACTCCAAAAAAGCCCTCTAAAGAAAATTTTGTGATACAATCGTAG
- a CDS encoding PAS domain S-box protein: protein MTEQQSTSTTFPSGGGEMGKLIRNKNWAETSLGHQDTWPQSLRTTLDILLSSKFPKFLWWGPELICFYNDAYRPSLGSEGKHPHILGMNGREAWPEIWDTIGPLIEQVMQSGESVWFEDSLIPIFRNGKIEDVYWTFSYSPAKNDEGIISGVLVTCTETTQKVLLNQKLERKERKLSLIIKQAPAAIATFRGKEFVTEIVNEKALELWGRTEHEVAGRPILEAMPELVNQGFRTLLEDVYLTGNRFSASELPVQIFRDGELDTLYINFSFEALYNADGEIDGIITIGHDVTQQVLSHKEIKASEEKLNLALDASELGTFEFYIEEKKLVASRRLHEIYELPFDEQITHQDFLAAIHPDDLPLRNKAHEIALKTGKLSYRARLIMPDNRIKWKELQGKIFYNDQGIPEKILGTVRDITEEKTNQQKLEASEQKFRLLANTLPQHIWTADSEGKLNYFNQSVYEYTGYSPAELDSKGWLDVVHPDDRAENLEAWIHSVTTGKDFLFEHRFRKHDGSYRWQLSRAIPQHDEDGNIQMWVGSSTDIHDQKKFTDELERLVIERTNELAANVKELAYMNKELQSFAYISSHDLQEPLRKIQAFSSLLVETEYENLSDHGKQLFDRMNNAAKRMKTLIDDLLAYSRSTISERKYEATDLNQLIEEVQSELKEELTQAKAEIISDKLCTLPVIPFQFRQLLQNLFSNSLKFSAEGRPTQIIISSEKKMGDEFNLTRLSPRKQYCHIQIKDNGIGFENEYSERIFELFQRLHGKEKFKGTGIGLAIVKKIVDNHNGYITAKGEPGEGATFDIYLPENK, encoded by the coding sequence ATGACAGAGCAGCAGTCAACCTCTACCACTTTTCCCTCTGGAGGGGGAGAGATGGGAAAATTGATTCGAAATAAAAACTGGGCAGAAACCTCCCTCGGTCACCAGGACACCTGGCCGCAAAGTCTGAGAACCACCCTAGACATTCTACTCAGCTCCAAGTTCCCAAAGTTCTTATGGTGGGGACCAGAGTTGATTTGTTTTTACAATGATGCCTATCGTCCCAGCTTAGGCTCAGAAGGCAAGCATCCCCACATCCTGGGCATGAATGGCAGAGAGGCCTGGCCAGAAATCTGGGACACCATAGGTCCGCTGATAGAGCAAGTCATGCAAAGTGGTGAGTCCGTTTGGTTTGAAGACTCACTGATACCAATTTTCCGAAATGGAAAAATAGAAGACGTGTACTGGACATTCAGTTATAGCCCCGCAAAAAATGATGAAGGCATTATTTCCGGCGTTTTAGTCACTTGCACAGAGACCACACAGAAAGTTTTGCTCAACCAAAAACTGGAGCGAAAGGAAAGAAAGCTAAGTCTGATCATTAAGCAAGCGCCAGCAGCTATTGCTACCTTCAGGGGGAAAGAATTTGTCACTGAGATCGTCAATGAAAAAGCACTGGAGCTCTGGGGAAGAACTGAACATGAGGTAGCTGGTAGACCCATCCTTGAAGCGATGCCTGAGTTAGTAAACCAGGGATTTCGGACGCTTTTGGAAGATGTATACCTGACAGGAAATCGCTTCTCCGCTTCAGAACTTCCCGTACAGATCTTCCGGGATGGCGAGCTGGACACCCTTTATATCAATTTCAGTTTTGAAGCACTCTATAATGCTGATGGCGAAATCGACGGCATCATTACCATAGGTCACGATGTAACCCAACAAGTGCTTTCCCATAAGGAAATAAAAGCCAGTGAGGAAAAGTTAAATCTAGCCCTGGATGCGAGTGAACTGGGGACTTTTGAATTTTACATTGAAGAAAAGAAACTGGTAGCCTCCCGCAGATTGCACGAAATCTATGAACTCCCCTTTGATGAGCAAATCACGCATCAGGATTTCTTGGCCGCCATTCATCCAGACGACCTCCCTCTACGCAACAAAGCTCACGAAATTGCACTGAAAACCGGAAAATTATCCTACCGAGCACGCCTGATCATGCCAGACAACCGGATTAAATGGAAGGAACTGCAGGGGAAGATATTTTACAACGACCAAGGCATCCCTGAAAAAATCCTAGGTACAGTACGGGACATCACTGAGGAAAAGACCAATCAACAAAAACTGGAAGCCAGTGAGCAAAAGTTCAGGTTACTGGCTAATACGCTGCCTCAACATATCTGGACTGCGGATAGTGAAGGAAAATTGAACTATTTCAATCAATCTGTCTATGAGTATACAGGCTATTCACCTGCCGAACTAGACTCCAAAGGATGGCTGGATGTGGTACACCCCGATGATAGAGCCGAAAACCTGGAGGCATGGATTCACTCGGTCACCACGGGCAAAGACTTTCTGTTTGAGCATAGGTTCAGAAAGCATGATGGAAGCTATCGATGGCAACTCAGCAGAGCCATTCCTCAGCATGATGAAGATGGGAATATCCAAATGTGGGTCGGATCTAGCACAGATATCCATGACCAAAAGAAGTTCACAGACGAACTAGAAAGACTGGTTATCGAGCGAACCAATGAACTTGCAGCCAATGTAAAAGAACTGGCTTATATGAACAAGGAGCTTCAGAGCTTCGCTTATATTTCTAGCCATGACCTGCAGGAGCCGCTACGCAAAATCCAGGCATTTTCCAGCTTATTGGTCGAGACCGAATATGAAAACCTCAGCGATCATGGCAAGCAACTATTTGACCGGATGAACAATGCCGCCAAAAGGATGAAAACACTCATAGATGACCTTTTGGCCTATTCCAGATCAACGATTTCTGAACGCAAGTATGAAGCTACAGACTTAAATCAATTGATAGAAGAAGTGCAGTCCGAGCTCAAAGAAGAATTGACTCAGGCTAAAGCTGAAATTATTTCCGACAAGCTCTGTACCCTGCCGGTCATCCCATTTCAGTTTCGCCAGCTTTTGCAAAACCTCTTCAGTAACTCCCTCAAGTTTTCTGCTGAGGGTAGGCCTACCCAAATCATAATTTCTTCAGAAAAGAAAATGGGAGATGAGTTTAACCTCACCAGACTGTCACCCCGTAAGCAATATTGCCACATCCAGATTAAGGACAACGGCATAGGTTTTGAAAATGAATACAGCGAACGGATATTTGAACTTTTCCAGCGTCTTCATGGCAAGGAAAAATTTAAAGGCACAGGAATAGGCTTAGCCATTGTCAAAAAGATAGTGGACAATCACAATGGCTATATCACAGCCAAAGGGGAACCAGGTGAAGGAGCTACCTTTGACATATATTTACCGGAAAACAAATAA